Proteins found in one Sporosarcina jeotgali genomic segment:
- a CDS encoding helix-turn-helix domain-containing protein: MTTEIGQEIKKVRIEKAMTLKNVAESTGYSISFLSQLERGKSSATLESIKKIAVALEVSPSRFFEENQEAREVPSSDITKNRGRKSGIFYEDLGTNLVNKDFIPMLITLQPGETEGSPIVHAGQEFVFVLEGKLTVQIEGIDHELLPGERIMYVSARPHYWFNYGEHETRFLCVSSGI, encoded by the coding sequence ATGACAACGGAAATCGGACAAGAAATTAAAAAAGTAAGAATTGAAAAGGCAATGACATTAAAGAATGTAGCAGAATCAACAGGGTATTCAATCAGCTTTTTATCACAATTGGAAAGAGGGAAATCTTCGGCTACTCTTGAGTCCATAAAAAAAATAGCGGTTGCGCTTGAAGTTAGCCCGAGCCGCTTTTTTGAAGAAAATCAAGAAGCAAGAGAGGTGCCATCTTCTGACATCACTAAAAATAGAGGAAGAAAAAGCGGGATTTTTTACGAAGATTTAGGTACCAATCTAGTAAATAAAGACTTCATTCCAATGCTTATCACTCTGCAGCCGGGTGAAACGGAAGGAAGTCCGATTGTTCATGCAGGTCAAGAGTTCGTTTTTGTGCTTGAAGGTAAACTTACCGTTCAGATTGAGGGAATCGATCATGAGCTCCTGCCAGGTGAAAGGATCATGTATGTTTCTGCACGACCGCATTATTGGTTTAACTATGGAGAACACGAAACACGGTTCTTATGTGTTAGTTCAGGTATATAA
- a CDS encoding MFS transporter encodes MSKKQLNKVLIASLVGSSIEWFDYFLYGTVAALVFNQVFFVNEDPTVGLLLAYASFALAFFIRPFGGIIFSHIGDRIGRKKTLVITLSLMGIATIGMGLLPTYQAIGIWAPILLITLRLIQGLGIGGEWGGALLLAVEYAPKEKRGLFGSVPQMGITIGMMLGTLALSIISLLPEDSFMTWGWRVPFLLSALLVVFGLWIRKGIDETPSFKAVQERGEIPKLPIVTTLKTHWREVLIAIGAKVVETAPFYIFSTFIVSYATTNLDYSRTATLNAVMIATIVTTILIPIMGSLSDKVGRKVLYIYGSVAMMLFAFPYFWMIHQGSVTLLVIATIIGLGIIWAPITAVLGTMFSEIFSAEVRYTGISLGYQVGAAVAGGTAPLVATALLAKFNDSYIPVALYIMFTAVVSLIAILAVKDRHNQDLDES; translated from the coding sequence ATGAGTAAAAAGCAATTGAATAAAGTTCTGATTGCAAGTTTAGTAGGAAGTTCAATTGAATGGTTCGACTATTTCTTATATGGAACAGTAGCAGCACTCGTCTTCAACCAAGTCTTTTTTGTGAATGAAGATCCTACAGTAGGACTTCTTCTCGCTTATGCTTCCTTTGCATTAGCATTCTTCATTCGTCCATTTGGCGGAATCATCTTTAGTCATATCGGGGATCGTATCGGACGTAAGAAAACGCTTGTCATCACACTTAGTCTTATGGGAATTGCAACCATTGGCATGGGATTACTCCCTACCTACCAAGCCATCGGAATTTGGGCACCCATTTTGCTCATCACACTCCGTTTGATTCAAGGGTTGGGAATTGGCGGCGAATGGGGAGGCGCACTGCTGTTAGCTGTAGAATACGCACCAAAAGAGAAACGCGGTCTATTTGGGTCTGTCCCTCAAATGGGGATCACAATCGGTATGATGCTGGGAACTCTTGCACTATCTATCATCTCCCTGTTACCAGAAGATTCCTTCATGACTTGGGGATGGCGCGTGCCGTTTCTTCTAAGTGCCCTCCTTGTTGTGTTCGGTTTGTGGATTCGAAAAGGGATTGATGAAACACCATCATTTAAAGCGGTACAAGAGCGAGGGGAAATTCCTAAATTACCAATCGTGACCACATTAAAAACACATTGGCGGGAAGTCCTCATTGCAATAGGAGCAAAAGTAGTGGAAACAGCACCTTTCTACATATTCAGTACATTCATTGTATCTTATGCAACTACAAATCTAGACTACTCGCGCACAGCTACTCTAAATGCCGTTATGATTGCAACAATTGTTACAACGATTTTGATTCCAATAATGGGCAGCCTATCAGATAAAGTCGGCCGTAAAGTACTGTATATCTATGGGTCAGTAGCAATGATGCTATTTGCATTCCCCTATTTCTGGATGATTCATCAAGGGTCTGTTACGTTACTTGTAATTGCTACTATCATTGGACTGGGAATCATTTGGGCACCGATTACAGCTGTTCTTGGAACAATGTTCTCGGAGATTTTCTCAGCTGAAGTCCGCTACACAGGAATTTCACTGGGTTATCAAGTAGGTGCTGCCGTTGCAGGCGGTACTGCCCCACTAGTTGCAACTGCTTTGCTCGCGAAATTTAATGATTCTTACATCCCTGTGGCACTGTATATTATGTTTACTGCTGTCGTATCACTGATTGCTATTCTTGCTGTTAAAGATCGTCACAATCAAGATTTAGACGAATCATGA
- a CDS encoding ornithine cyclodeaminase family protein produces the protein MKIINENEIKNCYHMKDAIQDVRNILTAMAASKVENPHRTVIEFPSRSASVLYMPSADKVSEIASVKIVSIFPENPSQGKPTTQGAMLLTDTSDGSHLALMNASYLTRLRTGALSAIATDLLSKKDSKVLTVIGTGAMAFEQVLGVLEVRKIENIHLVNPTIEKAEAFKERLHTMGVQPDITVHSLESLSAFVQQADIICCSTRSETPVFDGSDIQPGTHVNGVGSYLPHMREVDFNFIERCDKIVVDDFAGVSEEAGELIHANQQDTWSFDSLHGELKEIASGAISPRENDDEITFFKCVGAAYFDLAVGHGVYKKADTAEIGTDIEL, from the coding sequence ATGAAAATCATTAATGAAAACGAAATTAAAAATTGCTATCATATGAAAGACGCAATCCAAGATGTCCGAAATATACTCACTGCAATGGCTGCTTCAAAAGTTGAAAATCCACATCGTACAGTTATTGAGTTTCCTTCTAGAAGCGCGTCTGTTTTGTATATGCCCAGCGCGGATAAAGTCAGCGAAATCGCCTCTGTAAAGATTGTATCTATTTTCCCGGAAAATCCATCACAAGGAAAACCAACTACCCAAGGTGCTATGCTATTAACCGATACATCTGACGGAAGTCACCTTGCATTAATGAATGCCTCTTATTTAACAAGATTACGCACAGGAGCTCTTTCTGCAATCGCGACTGATTTGCTGTCTAAAAAAGATTCGAAAGTCCTTACGGTAATAGGCACGGGAGCTATGGCATTTGAACAAGTACTGGGTGTCCTTGAAGTACGTAAAATTGAAAACATCCATCTCGTGAATCCGACAATCGAAAAAGCAGAAGCGTTTAAAGAGCGCCTTCATACAATGGGCGTACAACCGGATATTACGGTCCACTCATTAGAAAGCTTATCTGCATTTGTTCAGCAGGCTGATATTATTTGTTGCAGTACCCGTTCAGAAACACCTGTATTCGATGGCAGCGACATTCAACCAGGTACACATGTCAATGGAGTCGGTTCCTATCTCCCTCATATGAGGGAAGTCGATTTCAATTTCATCGAACGATGCGACAAAATTGTTGTGGATGACTTTGCTGGAGTTAGTGAAGAAGCTGGGGAACTCATTCATGCAAACCAGCAAGATACATGGTCGTTCGACTCGCTCCACGGCGAGCTTAAGGAAATCGCATCCGGTGCAATTTCACCCCGTGAGAATGATGATGAAATTACATTTTTCAAATGTGTAGGGGCTGCTTACTTTGACCTGGCTGTTGGGCATGGGGTGTACAAAAAGGCAGACACTGCCGAAATTGGAACAGACATAGAACTCTAA
- a CDS encoding OsmC family protein, whose amino-acid sequence MAEHEFHLKAVWPGGRNSEGYIEAGNLQTKISIPSAMEGPNVGTNPDEMLLGAAATCYIITLAAMIERARLPLENMSLESIGFVDVTMGVFTYKKIIHKPMVSLKQEAIPADFEKLDVLIVEAEKNCMISKAVKGNVEIEVESTVS is encoded by the coding sequence ATGGCAGAACATGAATTTCATTTGAAAGCGGTTTGGCCAGGCGGCCGGAATAGTGAAGGATATATTGAAGCGGGAAATCTCCAAACTAAAATATCAATTCCTTCAGCGATGGAAGGGCCGAATGTCGGGACGAATCCCGATGAAATGCTGCTGGGTGCAGCGGCTACATGCTATATTATTACACTCGCAGCAATGATTGAGCGGGCCCGCTTGCCACTCGAAAACATGTCGCTCGAATCTATCGGATTTGTCGATGTGACAATGGGTGTCTTCACGTATAAGAAAATTATTCATAAGCCTATGGTGTCACTTAAACAAGAAGCGATCCCGGCTGATTTTGAAAAACTAGACGTATTGATAGTAGAAGCCGAAAAAAATTGTATGATTTCAAAAGCAGTTAAGGGCAATGTGGAGATTGAAGTTGAATCGACAGTATCCTAA
- a CDS encoding ABC1 kinase family protein, with protein MKHLALYRFARIVWMSIVFFVQVTLFQRRHRGRFTPAVNAKWEQLVTRQARIYKKTALELGGLMIKLGQFLSARADIMPPSFLEELEGLTDHVTPVPTAEALAVLDEEWNAPHNERLSEISDAPIASASIGEVYKARLNDGTQVAVKIQRPNIERILRADFKAVKIVIWLAKRFTRFSKQIDFDLLYTEMTDVIGAELNFLQEMKNGRGFSKRFPEMKGVRFPVYFDEYTTRRVLVMEWIDGVRITDTDFLEEHGIDRQELSERLFLLFLEQVLEGGQFHADPHSGNLMVQADGTLVLIDFGMVVTISPSEADSMFLIVEGIIFKQYNRVLDGLEQLKFLLPDADRTLLAGAIERVVKAYESDDLNDMNGFVVERLLEDLMQIVRTQPV; from the coding sequence ATGAAGCACCTTGCGCTATATCGATTCGCTCGAATTGTTTGGATGTCTATCGTATTTTTCGTTCAAGTAACTTTGTTCCAACGCCGTCACCGAGGAAGATTCACACCAGCCGTAAATGCAAAGTGGGAGCAGTTAGTAACGCGTCAAGCACGGATTTATAAAAAGACCGCATTGGAATTAGGCGGGCTGATGATTAAACTCGGACAATTTCTATCTGCACGGGCAGATATCATGCCTCCATCTTTCTTAGAAGAATTGGAAGGACTCACAGATCACGTGACTCCTGTTCCAACCGCGGAAGCGTTAGCCGTGCTGGATGAAGAATGGAATGCACCGCACAATGAACGTCTTTCTGAGATTAGCGACGCCCCCATTGCATCTGCATCGATTGGCGAAGTATACAAAGCGCGTCTGAACGATGGAACACAAGTTGCTGTGAAAATTCAACGGCCGAACATTGAACGGATTTTACGCGCGGATTTCAAGGCTGTCAAAATTGTAATTTGGCTCGCAAAGCGATTTACACGCTTCAGTAAACAAATAGACTTTGATTTGTTGTACACCGAGATGACAGATGTCATTGGCGCTGAGTTGAATTTTCTCCAAGAGATGAAAAATGGCCGCGGTTTCTCAAAACGTTTCCCCGAGATGAAGGGTGTTCGGTTTCCAGTCTATTTTGATGAATACACAACACGACGTGTGCTCGTGATGGAATGGATTGACGGAGTTCGCATTACAGATACTGATTTCCTTGAAGAACACGGCATTGATCGCCAGGAATTATCCGAGCGGCTATTTCTTCTGTTTTTAGAACAAGTGCTGGAAGGCGGCCAATTCCATGCCGATCCCCACAGTGGAAATTTGATGGTTCAAGCCGATGGAACACTTGTACTGATTGACTTCGGAATGGTAGTGACCATCAGTCCTTCCGAAGCAGATTCCATGTTTTTGATTGTCGAAGGAATTATATTCAAGCAGTATAATCGAGTACTGGATGGACTTGAGCAATTGAAATTTTTACTGCCAGACGCAGATCGCACTCTCCTGGCAGGTGCAATTGAACGTGTCGTCAAAGCCTATGAATCCGATGATTTAAATGATATGAACGGTTTCGTCGTAGAGCGGCTTCTTGAAGATTTGATGCAAATCGTCCGCACCCAGCCTGTATAA
- a CDS encoding histidine phosphatase family protein produces the protein MTTVGFVRHGVTAWNKQGRAQGSTDIPLDEEGIQMAVHAAERFAADNWDAIYTSPWQRAKRTAELIGQEMTHAEVIEDRRLRERAGGLIEGTTEADRLAKWGPKWKQLDLQGETHESVITRGMSFIEEMQERYPDGRVLAVSHGGFIKRLLTELLPGTTYEEPLGNTSLTIVKIGEHENLCELFNCTDHLQQLKS, from the coding sequence ATGACCACAGTTGGATTTGTACGCCATGGAGTAACCGCCTGGAACAAACAAGGACGAGCGCAGGGGAGTACCGATATTCCGTTGGATGAAGAGGGAATTCAGATGGCAGTACATGCGGCAGAACGATTCGCAGCAGATAATTGGGACGCCATTTACACGAGCCCTTGGCAGCGTGCAAAACGAACTGCAGAATTGATTGGACAGGAAATGACGCATGCAGAAGTGATTGAAGACAGACGACTGCGAGAGCGTGCAGGCGGATTGATCGAAGGGACCACTGAAGCGGATCGTTTAGCGAAGTGGGGTCCGAAATGGAAGCAGCTGGATTTGCAAGGAGAGACGCATGAAAGCGTGATTACGCGAGGCATGTCTTTCATAGAAGAGATGCAGGAGCGCTATCCGGATGGACGAGTGCTCGCAGTCAGTCACGGCGGCTTCATCAAACGCTTATTGACGGAGCTGCTGCCTGGAACGACGTACGAAGAACCGCTTGGGAATACGTCACTGACGATTGTTAAGATTGGTGAACATGAAAACTTATGTGAGTTGTTTAACTGCACCGACCATTTACAGCAATTGAAATCATAA
- a CDS encoding amidohydrolase family protein produces the protein MKTLLIRNARIRDDQELQDIWIEDGIIQKIGMNFSEPADRFIDCEGRVVLPGLVEGHIHPDKAFLEERKPNVSGTLEEAIKNTGELKAEYTYDDVYARSEKVLKWAIAKGTTVMRAHPDVDHIEKLLGVEVLLELKEVYREQIDLQIVVFPQEGILKSEGTLERMEQGIQMGADVVGGCPYNEKTLEDSIRHLELVFDLAITHNLPLDLHVDFADHTEDPRYLLTERICDMTVERAMQGRVTLGHVTTLGSLEPEEASALFKKIAEAGITIMPLPATDVYLNGRKDGKNVRRGMAPVLQMLEHGVNVAFASNNIRNAFTPFGNANLLLIGYLLAETQFMGSADQQRTVLDMITYNAAKCLGIEKTYGIAEGKNADLVVFDSKKLSDVIQDQPIANFVIKAGRVIVEQSIQQSVE, from the coding sequence ATGAAGACGCTGCTGATTAGAAATGCACGAATCCGGGATGATCAGGAATTGCAGGACATCTGGATAGAAGACGGGATCATCCAAAAAATCGGGATGAACTTTTCGGAACCTGCAGACCGTTTTATAGACTGCGAAGGAAGAGTTGTTCTGCCAGGCTTGGTGGAAGGGCATATTCATCCGGATAAAGCGTTTTTAGAGGAACGGAAACCGAATGTATCGGGGACGCTTGAAGAAGCGATTAAAAATACAGGTGAACTGAAAGCGGAATACACGTATGACGACGTCTACGCACGTTCGGAGAAAGTGTTGAAATGGGCAATTGCGAAAGGGACAACTGTCATGCGGGCACACCCTGATGTCGATCATATTGAAAAGCTGCTGGGTGTGGAAGTGCTACTTGAGCTGAAAGAAGTCTATAGGGAACAAATCGATTTGCAAATTGTCGTGTTTCCTCAAGAAGGAATTTTGAAATCAGAAGGAACGCTTGAGCGAATGGAACAAGGTATTCAAATGGGGGCGGACGTTGTTGGCGGATGTCCCTATAATGAAAAGACTCTTGAAGACTCGATTCGTCATTTAGAATTGGTCTTTGACTTAGCGATAACGCATAACTTGCCGCTCGACTTACACGTGGATTTCGCTGATCATACGGAGGATCCCCGGTATTTACTGACGGAGCGAATTTGCGATATGACGGTGGAACGTGCGATGCAGGGCAGGGTGACACTCGGACATGTGACGACGCTTGGATCACTTGAGCCTGAAGAAGCCTCCGCGTTATTCAAGAAAATAGCAGAAGCTGGGATTACGATTATGCCACTGCCTGCAACAGATGTGTATTTGAATGGACGCAAAGACGGAAAAAATGTACGCAGGGGCATGGCACCTGTTCTTCAGATGCTTGAACACGGGGTAAATGTAGCATTTGCATCGAATAATATCCGGAATGCCTTTACGCCGTTCGGTAATGCGAATTTGCTGCTGATTGGGTATCTGCTGGCGGAAACGCAGTTCATGGGATCTGCAGATCAGCAGCGCACTGTGCTCGATATGATTACGTACAATGCAGCAAAGTGTTTGGGAATTGAAAAGACGTATGGGATAGCTGAAGGAAAAAATGCGGATTTGGTTGTATTTGATTCGAAGAAATTGAGTGATGTGATTCAAGATCAGCCGATTGCAAACTTCGTTATTAAAGCGGGCAGGGTGATTGTCGAACAGTCAATTCAGCAATCTGTCGAATAA
- the msrA gene encoding peptide-methionine (S)-S-oxide reductase MsrA has translation MMKRGMLLFSLICTGILLASCGAEAGRPSTEPESEDGYVLKDDVTNINEHLNYDNSELHKIYFAGGCFWGVEAYFAKLYGVQDTVSGYANGTGENPSYEDVINGDQGFAETVELTYDPDRISLESLIDHLFQVIDPTSKDKQGNDAGVQYRSGIYYSDEEDAEIVKEAVKDEQQFYKKDIVTEAAPLDNFYNAEEFHQDYLVKNPNGYCHINLHSLDDVKIQPIIRDEEVVKQLSKPQEDEAVK, from the coding sequence ATGATGAAACGTGGAATGCTGCTGTTTTCTTTGATTTGTACAGGTATTCTTCTAGCTTCTTGCGGTGCTGAGGCTGGGAGACCAAGTACGGAGCCAGAATCTGAGGACGGATACGTATTGAAAGATGATGTGACCAATATTAACGAACATTTAAATTATGACAACAGTGAATTGCACAAGATTTACTTTGCAGGAGGCTGCTTCTGGGGAGTAGAAGCCTATTTTGCAAAACTTTACGGGGTGCAAGATACGGTTTCAGGATATGCGAACGGAACTGGGGAAAACCCGAGTTATGAAGACGTCATAAATGGGGATCAGGGATTCGCGGAAACTGTAGAATTGACGTATGATCCTGACCGGATATCACTGGAATCCCTCATTGACCATCTGTTTCAAGTGATTGATCCGACTTCCAAAGACAAGCAGGGAAATGATGCCGGGGTTCAATATCGTTCTGGAATTTATTATTCTGATGAAGAAGATGCAGAGATTGTGAAAGAAGCCGTGAAGGATGAACAGCAGTTCTATAAGAAAGACATTGTTACGGAAGCGGCACCCTTGGATAACTTCTACAATGCCGAAGAGTTCCATCAAGATTACTTAGTGAAGAATCCGAACGGGTATTGCCATATCAACCTGCATTCTCTAGATGATGTGAAAATCCAGCCGATTATTCGAGATGAAGAGGTTGTAAAGCAGTTGAGCAAACCGCAAGAAGACGAAGCTGTGAAATAA
- a CDS encoding aromatic ring-hydroxylating dioxygenase subunit alpha — MLKDQALQEEWLVACRSQDVQEAPIQVILMGERLAIFRNSKGVHAFKDLCIHRGAALSLGEVKNDCLVCPYHGWEYEDKGDCVKIPQLPEGKSIPKKAKATTYSCVEKYGLIWVNLAGNEPEFFKYPEMESDEWRNVIWGPQEAEALPPRIVENFLDVGHLAVVHQGYLGEESHREIEPYKMNEAEGRMYSDEIRIFQPDADGTGVAKYVYYTYEIVRPLTVRFTKRDAENDTLMTILLTVRPMSETHSVAYGILSFNYDTGQSDEEIIAFQDLIFAQDKPIVENQKPEELPLDLQVELSLISDRVSIAYRQYLKKCGVVLGTA, encoded by the coding sequence ATGTTGAAAGATCAGGCATTACAAGAAGAGTGGCTCGTCGCATGTCGGTCGCAAGACGTTCAAGAAGCACCCATTCAGGTTATCCTAATGGGAGAACGACTGGCGATTTTCCGGAATAGCAAAGGCGTTCACGCATTTAAAGACTTATGTATACATAGAGGAGCGGCCCTATCGCTCGGTGAAGTGAAAAACGATTGTCTTGTCTGTCCGTATCATGGATGGGAGTATGAAGACAAAGGGGATTGTGTGAAAATCCCGCAGCTGCCTGAGGGAAAATCGATTCCGAAGAAAGCGAAAGCTACTACCTATTCTTGTGTCGAGAAATATGGTCTGATCTGGGTGAACCTTGCAGGAAATGAACCTGAGTTCTTTAAGTATCCAGAGATGGAATCGGATGAATGGAGAAATGTGATTTGGGGGCCGCAAGAAGCAGAAGCTCTGCCGCCGAGAATTGTTGAAAACTTCTTGGATGTCGGTCATTTAGCGGTCGTTCACCAAGGTTATCTCGGTGAAGAATCACATCGTGAAATTGAACCGTATAAGATGAATGAAGCAGAAGGAAGAATGTATTCAGATGAAATCCGCATTTTCCAGCCGGATGCAGACGGAACCGGCGTCGCGAAATACGTCTACTATACGTATGAAATCGTTCGTCCGCTCACAGTTCGTTTTACGAAACGAGATGCCGAGAATGATACACTGATGACGATTTTACTAACGGTTCGTCCTATGTCTGAAACGCATTCGGTTGCCTATGGAATCCTGTCATTCAACTACGATACAGGCCAGTCAGATGAGGAGATTATAGCGTTCCAGGATTTGATATTCGCTCAAGACAAGCCGATTGTTGAAAATCAGAAACCTGAAGAATTGCCACTCGATTTGCAAGTGGAACTATCTCTGATTTCAGACAGAGTCAGCATTGCCTATCGTCAGTATTTGAAAAAGTGCGGTGTCGTTCTCGGCACAGCTTAA
- a CDS encoding uracil-xanthine permease family protein, translating to MLSKKRPDGLLIGVDEKVSYPKAIALGLQHVLAMDLYIAPIIVAGLLSLSTENTSFFVQMCFLATGLATLIQTGFGLKLPVVQGPSYVPIGAIAAIGGKLGLGAIAGSLIPGAIMIALLGYPLKVFAKTVRKIVPPIVGGTVIIIVGIALMPVGLNNIYFAEGTIGQNVTIASISAGILVTCMVLGKRLPRFGSFFRLVSVILAIVGGSIAASFFYPIDFSPVKEAAWFSLPTLLPFGKPVFDMGAILTMMLVYLIILLETTGTWFVVSTITEEELDEKRLNRASFGEGLGCFVGSLFGSTPLTGYSSNAGLLAITGVGSRMVIMASGFILVLLGFIPKLSAIIICIPESVINGIFGIVCVAIVTNGMKIIQPIIIDDRNMIVIGVPILLTIAVTVLPKEVLATVPNWANYLLSSGISVGALATVILNLVIPVDKSLGQQRTQIEPIEK from the coding sequence ATGTTGTCCAAGAAACGTCCAGATGGTCTGCTCATCGGTGTTGATGAGAAAGTAAGCTATCCTAAAGCAATCGCGCTAGGTTTACAGCACGTACTCGCGATGGATTTGTATATTGCGCCCATTATCGTAGCGGGCTTACTCTCGTTAAGTACAGAAAATACTTCGTTCTTCGTTCAAATGTGTTTCCTTGCAACTGGACTCGCAACACTCATACAAACTGGATTCGGTTTAAAACTTCCAGTTGTTCAAGGTCCTTCCTATGTACCAATCGGGGCAATTGCCGCAATTGGAGGCAAGCTCGGACTCGGCGCGATTGCAGGAAGTCTTATCCCAGGGGCAATCATGATTGCACTTCTCGGCTATCCATTAAAAGTTTTTGCAAAAACTGTCCGTAAGATTGTTCCGCCAATCGTTGGAGGAACAGTAATCATCATCGTAGGTATTGCGTTAATGCCTGTTGGCTTAAACAATATTTACTTTGCAGAAGGTACTATTGGTCAAAACGTAACAATCGCTTCAATCTCTGCAGGTATACTTGTCACGTGTATGGTTCTCGGTAAAAGATTGCCACGATTCGGCTCGTTTTTCCGACTCGTCTCTGTCATTCTCGCAATTGTTGGTGGTTCAATCGCTGCCAGCTTCTTTTATCCAATTGACTTTTCACCTGTAAAAGAGGCGGCATGGTTCTCGCTCCCGACACTGCTGCCATTCGGTAAGCCTGTATTCGATATGGGCGCTATCCTCACGATGATGCTTGTTTACTTAATCATCTTGCTTGAAACGACTGGAACATGGTTCGTCGTTTCAACGATTACAGAAGAAGAGTTGGATGAAAAGCGTTTAAATCGTGCATCATTTGGCGAAGGACTGGGATGTTTCGTAGGCTCTCTATTTGGAAGCACGCCACTCACTGGGTATTCTTCAAACGCAGGGTTACTTGCGATTACAGGAGTAGGAAGCCGGATGGTCATCATGGCGAGCGGTTTCATTCTAGTGTTGCTGGGGTTCATCCCCAAATTGTCTGCCATCATTATTTGTATTCCTGAATCCGTCATCAACGGGATATTCGGGATTGTCTGTGTGGCCATTGTCACCAATGGTATGAAAATCATTCAGCCGATTATTATCGACGACCGCAATATGATCGTCATCGGTGTTCCGATTTTGCTGACAATTGCAGTTACCGTGCTTCCAAAAGAAGTGCTGGCAACCGTCCCGAACTGGGCGAACTACCTTCTCTCTTCAGGAATTTCAGTAGGTGCACTAGCGACCGTGATTTTGAACTTAGTGATTCCTGTGGATAAATCTTTAGGACAACAACGAACACAAATTGAGCCGATTGAAAAATAA